In a genomic window of Penaeus vannamei isolate JL-2024 chromosome 10, ASM4276789v1, whole genome shotgun sequence:
- the LOC113829338 gene encoding urea transporter 1 isoform X3, which translates to MDTGVQLRYRAYFPGKCEFKNSRRGVGAEGRGAPGRTSGPTEAMDVIAKLPTPLGWVVGHAPLSKKALEKRPWISPWMLVKTLDSILRGIAQVCFADNPLSGLLILLGLFAGDVMAGLGALVCSLVAVIVALAFQEPGGAIASGLTNYSAVLVGSVTASLYPVFFHQPLTLPVWGFMLFATVFSVCIGSGLGSILSPFKLPCFTLPFNIATSIAFICMRAHGLAGLPEEAGGQVDESEAVQWVQVLRGTLLSVGQVYAVETVTGSCLIIAGLLLCSPLLTVISVAGAFFASCTAAMVSSAPYSMIYAGVWGYNGFLSAGCLFFFMVPSRRLFILAVVNAIFTTFLQAAIAPVFAVNQLPVFTYPFCMSSLMFLAMASNGGMDSERVANLTFPEQHFILHLKESNTEENSKTWARLLSLPRSVRSET; encoded by the exons ATGGACACAGGTGTACAGCTGAGGTATCGTGCATACTTTCCTGGAAAATGTGAATTTAAAAAT AGCCGTCGCGGCGTAGGAGCCGAAGGGCGAGGCGCACCGGGCCGAACGAGCGGACCGACTGAGGCCATGGACGTCATCGCTAAATTG CCGACCCCCCTGGGATGGGTGGTGGGACACGCCCCCCTGTCCAAAAAGGCCTTGGAAAAACGGCCGTGGATATCGCCCTGGATGCTGGTGAAGACCCTGGACAGCATCCTGAGAGGCATTGCGCAG GTGTGCTTCGCTGACAACCCCCTCTCCGGGCTGCtcatcctcctcgggctcttcgcTGGTGACGTCATGGCGGGTCTGGGCGCGCTCGTGTGCTCTCTGGTGGCCGTCATCGTTGCCTTG GCATTCCAAGAGCCAGGCGGAGCCATAGCCTCAGGACTCACCAATTATAGCGCCGTTTTGGTTGGGTCGGTAACAGCCTCGTTATACCCCGTGTTCTTCCATCAGCCTCTGACCTTACCTGTTTGGGGCTTTATGCTGTTTGCGACCGTCTTCAG cGTATGCATAGGGTCCGGCCTCGGCTCCATTCTGTCGCCTTTCAAGCTGCCATGTTTCACCCTGCCCTTCAACATTGCAACTTCCATCGCCTTCATATGCATGCGCGCGCACGGCTTGGCGGGGCTTCCGGAGGAGGCTGGTGGGCAGGTGGACGAGTCGGAGGCGGTTCAGTGGGTACAG GTGCTCCGCGGAACTCTGCTGTCCGTCGGGCAGGTGTACGCCGTGGAGACAGTAACGGGGTCCTGTCTCATTATAGCGGGGCTCTTGCTGTGTTCGCCGCTCCTGACTGTGATTTCTGTCGCCGGGGCTTTCTTTGCCTCCTGCACGG CCGCCATGGTGTCCTCGGCTCCCTACTCCATGATTTACGCCGGCGTGTGGGGCTACAACGGCTTCCTGTCAGCCGGgtgccttttcttcttcatggTGCCATCCCGCAGGCTCTTCATCCTGGCTGTGGTTAATGCCATCTTCACCACGTTCCTGCAGGCCGCCATTGCACCGGTCTTCGCTGTG AATCAGCTGCCGGTGTTCACGTACCCGTTCTGCATGAGTTCCCTGATGTTCCTGGCCATGGCGAGCAACGGGGGGATGGACAGCGAGAGGGTCGCCAATCTTACCTTTCCTGAGCAGCATTTTATACTCCATCTAAAG GAATCAAACACAGAAGAAAATTCAAAG ACGTGGGCGCGACTGCTGTCTCTGCCCCGAAGCGTCCGGAGCGAAACCTAG